The following are from one region of the Dromaius novaehollandiae isolate bDroNov1 chromosome 26, bDroNov1.hap1, whole genome shotgun sequence genome:
- the TM2D2 gene encoding TM2 domain-containing protein 2, translated as MAPRRGWPLSYALLCGQAALLLANLLLLQGVSRSHQHNATEAAPPPPAAAAPAWAYSDPRAPLVLCTYLPEEFVECEEPVDHGGNATAQQELGHGCVKLGGQAYGDVEHTRVQCRALDGIECAEPRTFLRGSKPCVKYTGHYFITTLLYSFFLGCFGVDRFCLGHTGTAVGKLLTLGGLGIWWFVDLILLITGGLMPSDGSNWCTVY; from the exons ATGGCGCCGCGGCGCGGCTGGCCGCTGAGCTACGCGCTGCTGTGCGGGCAGGCCGCGCTGCTGCTCgccaacctgctgctgctgcagggcgtCTCGCGGAGCCACCAGCACAACGCCAccgaggccgcgccgccgccgcccgccgccgccgcgcccgcctgGGCCTACAGCGACCCGCGGGCGCCGCTGGTGCTCTGCACCTACct GCCCGAGGAGTTCGTGGAGTGCGAGGAGCCCGTGGACCACGGCGGGAACGCCACGGcgcagcaggagctgggccacGGCTGCGTGAAG CTCGGCGGCCAGGCCTACGGCGACGTGGAGCACACGCGGGTGCAGTGCCGGGCGCTGGACGGCATCGAGTGCGCCGAGCCGCGGACCTTCCTGCGCGGCAGCAAGCCCTGCGTCAA GTACACTGGACACTATTTTATAACCACTTTACTCTACTCGTTTTTCCTGGGTTGCTTTGGAGTGGATCGGTTCTGTCTGGGCCACACGGGGACCGCCGTGGGGAAGCTGCTGACGCTCGGAGGACTTGGCATCTGGTGGTTCGTTGATCTGATCCTTCTCATCACTGGCGGGCTGATGCCTAGTGATGGCAGCAACTGGTGCACAGTTTACTGA
- the ADAM9 gene encoding disintegrin and metalloproteinase domain-containing protein 9 isoform X1: MRGRSAAAWARAAGSCLCLLLLLLAAPSRQLGRPGFQQISLLSSYEVIIPQRLGRERREASSVSSVQDKASYAIEIEGKEYTIHLEKNKELLPKDFTVYTYNKEGKLQSEKPDVQDHCQYQGYVEGILDSVVAVSTCSGLRGLVTIENITYGIEPMDSSSDSKHIMYRLDNVKREPVMCGVTTEDHEREHTEENHYPSMTQLLRRKRAVLHQTRYVELFIVVDKEKFEDFGKSETEVREHMVQLANFLDSMYIMLNIRIVLVGLEIWKHENIISTDGGAGDVLANFVQWREKNLVTRRRHDSAQFVLKKGFGGTAGMAYVGTVCSKSHAGGINVFGRISIQMFASIVAHELGHNLGMNHDDERVCHCGASSCIMSSGASGSRNFSSCSAEDFEKLTLNKGGSCLLNVPKPDETYSVPYCGNRLVDAGEECDCGSPKECETDPCCEPGTCRLRSGAECAYGDCCKNCQFLPGGTECRASNNECDLPEYCNGTSQFCQPDFTVQNGHPCHNEEAYCYNGVCQYYDAQCQDIFGSKAKAAPNICFAEVNSKGDRFGNCGFHGHDYKKCSSWNAMCGKLQCENVKTMPVFGIKPAIIQTPIRGTTCWGVDFQLGSDVPDPGMVNEGTKCDTGKICRHFQCVSASVLNYDCDVERKCHGHGVCNNNRNCHCEAGWAPPYCDTKGYGGSLDSGPPYNDKDTSLRNGLLVFFFLILPLLVAAALAFAKRDKLKRWFRRLMSRCHSSFQSPPPRAEAEPRDYQPRGFSHGMPYGSRSVPMDMEPNAFPVPSYPVNQHPQQAYHQSYYPSPHYQAPQPQKLPARPPPPQQKCVPQGPPPSQQKCLPQGQYFPSRPAPLPPK; this comes from the exons ATGCGGGGCCGGAGCGCCGCGGCctgggcgcgggcggcgggcagctgcctctgcctgctgctgctgctgctggcggcgccGAGCCGGCAGCTGGGCCGCCCGG GTTTCCAGCAGATTTCTCTGTTGTCTTCCTATGAAGTTATAATTCCACAGAGGTTAGGAAGAGAACGACGAGAAGCCTCCAGTGTCTCCTCTGTACAG GACAAGGCATCATATGCTATTGAGATAGAGGGAAAAGAATACACAATTCATCTAGAAAAGAACAA AGAATTGCTGCCCAAAGATTTCACAGTGTATACGTATAATAAGGAGGGGAAGTTGCAATCTGAAAAACCAGATGTCCAG GATCACTGCCAATATCAGGGATATGTGGAGGGCATCCTGGATTCTGTCGTTGCTGTCAGCACTTGCTCGGGGCTCAG GGGTTTGGTGACAATAGAGAACATCACCTATGGGATTGAGCCCATGGATTCCTCTTCCGATTCCAAACACATTATGTATCGATTGGATAACGTGAAGAGAGAGCCTGTGATGTGTGGAGTAACCACTGAAGACCATGAAAGGGAACATACAGAGGAAAATCACTATCCCAGTATGACTCAGCTGCTGCGC agaAAAAGAGCTGTCCTACATCAAACAAGATATGTGGAGCTGTTCATAGTTGTGGATAAAGAAAAG tttgaAGATTTTGGGAAAAGTGAAACAGAAGTAAGAGAACACATGGTGCAACTGGCAAACTTCCTTGACAGT atGTACATCATGCTGAATATCCGCATTGTACTGGTTGGTCTAGAGATCTGGAAGCATGAAAACATAATTAGCACAGATGGAGGTGCTGGTGATGTGCTGGCGAACTTTGTACAGTGGCGAGAGAAGAATCTAGTTACGCGTCGAAGACATGACAGTGCCCAGTTTGTTCT GAAGAAGGGGTTTGGTGGAACAGCTGGAATGGCCTATGTTGGAACAGTGTGCTCCAAGAGCCATGCAGGAGGAATTAATGTG TTTGGAAGAATCAGTATACAGATGTTTGCATCGATTGTTGCTCATGAACTCGGACATAACCTCGGAATGAACCATGATGATGAAAGAGTCTGTCACTGTGGAGCAAGCAGTTGTATTATGAGCTCTGGAGCATC GGGATCTAGAaacttcagcagctgcagtgcagaaGACTTTGAGAAGCTGACTCTCAACAAAGGCGGAAGCTGCCTGCTCAACGTTCCTAAGCCTGATGAAACCTATAGTGTCCCGTACTGTGGGAACAGGCTGGTAGATGCTGGTGAGGAGTGTGACTGCGGTTCACCAAAG GAATGCGAAACTGATCCTTGCTGTGAGCCTGGCACTTGCAGGCTCCGATCGGGTGCTGAATGTGCTTATGGTGACTGCTGTAAAAACTGCCAG TTCCTTCCTGGAGGAACTGAGTGCCGGGCAAGCAACAATGAGTGTGACCTTCCCGAGTATTGCAACGGAACTTCCCAGTTCTGCCAGCCTGACTTCACGGTTCAGAACGGTCACCCGTGCCACAACGAGGAGGCCTATTGTTACAATGGTGTTTGCCAGTACTATGATGCACAATGTCAGGATATCTTTGGCTCAA AAGCGAAAGCTGCCCCCAACATTTGTTTTGCTGAAGTGAATTCCAAGGGTGACAGGTTTGGCAACTGTGGTTTCCATGGCCATGACTACAAGAAATGTTCCAGCTG GAATGCCATGTGTGGGAAGCTGCaatgtgaaaatgtgaaaacAATGCCTGTTTTTGGAATTAAACCTGCCATTATCCAGACTCCTATTAGAGGCACTACGTGCTGGGGTGTGGATTTCCAGCTAGGCTCTGATGTTCCTGATCCAGGAATGGTGAATGAAGGCACCAAATGTGATACTGGAAAG ATCTGCAGGCACTTCCAGTGTGTGAGTGCCTCTGTTCTGAACTATGACTGTGATGTAGAAAGAAAATGTCATGGACATGGG GTGTGCAATAACAACAGGAACTGTCACTGTGAAGCAGGCTGGGCCCCTCCTTACTGTGATACAAAAGGCTATGGAGGAAGTCTTGACAGTGGACCTCCTTATAATG ACAAAGACACTTCACTGAGAAATGGGCTGCTGGTATTCTTTTTCCTGATCCTCCCACTCCTTGTAGCTGCTGCTCTGGCATTTGCAAAGAGGGACAAGCTGAAGCGATGGTTTAGAAGATTGATGTCACGCTGTCATTC GTCCTTTCAGTCACCACCTCCTAGAGCAGAAGCTGAACCCAGAGACTACCAACCCAGGGGCTTTTCACATGGCATGCCTTATGGTTCAAGAAGTGTACCCATG GACATGGAACCCAATGCATTTCCTGTGCCATCCTACCCAGTTAACCAGCATCCTCAGCAGGCTTACCACCAGTCTTACTACCCATCTCCACACTACCAGGCACCACAGCCACAGAAGCTGCCTGCAAG GCCGCCTCCTCCGCAACAGAAATGTGTACCTCAGGGACCTCCTCCATCACAGCAAAAATGTTTACCTCAGGGACAGTATTTTCCTTCTCGACCTGCACCTTTGCCTCCCAAATAG
- the ADAM9 gene encoding disintegrin and metalloproteinase domain-containing protein 9 isoform X2, which translates to MCVVPGQRGGFQQISLLSSYEVIIPQRLGRERREASSVSSVQDKASYAIEIEGKEYTIHLEKNKELLPKDFTVYTYNKEGKLQSEKPDVQDHCQYQGYVEGILDSVVAVSTCSGLRGLVTIENITYGIEPMDSSSDSKHIMYRLDNVKREPVMCGVTTEDHEREHTEENHYPSMTQLLRRKRAVLHQTRYVELFIVVDKEKFEDFGKSETEVREHMVQLANFLDSMYIMLNIRIVLVGLEIWKHENIISTDGGAGDVLANFVQWREKNLVTRRRHDSAQFVLKKGFGGTAGMAYVGTVCSKSHAGGINVFGRISIQMFASIVAHELGHNLGMNHDDERVCHCGASSCIMSSGASGSRNFSSCSAEDFEKLTLNKGGSCLLNVPKPDETYSVPYCGNRLVDAGEECDCGSPKECETDPCCEPGTCRLRSGAECAYGDCCKNCQFLPGGTECRASNNECDLPEYCNGTSQFCQPDFTVQNGHPCHNEEAYCYNGVCQYYDAQCQDIFGSKAKAAPNICFAEVNSKGDRFGNCGFHGHDYKKCSSWNAMCGKLQCENVKTMPVFGIKPAIIQTPIRGTTCWGVDFQLGSDVPDPGMVNEGTKCDTGKICRHFQCVSASVLNYDCDVERKCHGHGVCNNNRNCHCEAGWAPPYCDTKGYGGSLDSGPPYNDKDTSLRNGLLVFFFLILPLLVAAALAFAKRDKLKRWFRRLMSRCHSSFQSPPPRAEAEPRDYQPRGFSHGMPYGSRSVPMDMEPNAFPVPSYPVNQHPQQAYHQSYYPSPHYQAPQPQKLPARPPPPQQKCVPQGPPPSQQKCLPQGQYFPSRPAPLPPK; encoded by the exons ATGTGCGTTGTGCCTGGGCAGCGTGGTG GTTTCCAGCAGATTTCTCTGTTGTCTTCCTATGAAGTTATAATTCCACAGAGGTTAGGAAGAGAACGACGAGAAGCCTCCAGTGTCTCCTCTGTACAG GACAAGGCATCATATGCTATTGAGATAGAGGGAAAAGAATACACAATTCATCTAGAAAAGAACAA AGAATTGCTGCCCAAAGATTTCACAGTGTATACGTATAATAAGGAGGGGAAGTTGCAATCTGAAAAACCAGATGTCCAG GATCACTGCCAATATCAGGGATATGTGGAGGGCATCCTGGATTCTGTCGTTGCTGTCAGCACTTGCTCGGGGCTCAG GGGTTTGGTGACAATAGAGAACATCACCTATGGGATTGAGCCCATGGATTCCTCTTCCGATTCCAAACACATTATGTATCGATTGGATAACGTGAAGAGAGAGCCTGTGATGTGTGGAGTAACCACTGAAGACCATGAAAGGGAACATACAGAGGAAAATCACTATCCCAGTATGACTCAGCTGCTGCGC agaAAAAGAGCTGTCCTACATCAAACAAGATATGTGGAGCTGTTCATAGTTGTGGATAAAGAAAAG tttgaAGATTTTGGGAAAAGTGAAACAGAAGTAAGAGAACACATGGTGCAACTGGCAAACTTCCTTGACAGT atGTACATCATGCTGAATATCCGCATTGTACTGGTTGGTCTAGAGATCTGGAAGCATGAAAACATAATTAGCACAGATGGAGGTGCTGGTGATGTGCTGGCGAACTTTGTACAGTGGCGAGAGAAGAATCTAGTTACGCGTCGAAGACATGACAGTGCCCAGTTTGTTCT GAAGAAGGGGTTTGGTGGAACAGCTGGAATGGCCTATGTTGGAACAGTGTGCTCCAAGAGCCATGCAGGAGGAATTAATGTG TTTGGAAGAATCAGTATACAGATGTTTGCATCGATTGTTGCTCATGAACTCGGACATAACCTCGGAATGAACCATGATGATGAAAGAGTCTGTCACTGTGGAGCAAGCAGTTGTATTATGAGCTCTGGAGCATC GGGATCTAGAaacttcagcagctgcagtgcagaaGACTTTGAGAAGCTGACTCTCAACAAAGGCGGAAGCTGCCTGCTCAACGTTCCTAAGCCTGATGAAACCTATAGTGTCCCGTACTGTGGGAACAGGCTGGTAGATGCTGGTGAGGAGTGTGACTGCGGTTCACCAAAG GAATGCGAAACTGATCCTTGCTGTGAGCCTGGCACTTGCAGGCTCCGATCGGGTGCTGAATGTGCTTATGGTGACTGCTGTAAAAACTGCCAG TTCCTTCCTGGAGGAACTGAGTGCCGGGCAAGCAACAATGAGTGTGACCTTCCCGAGTATTGCAACGGAACTTCCCAGTTCTGCCAGCCTGACTTCACGGTTCAGAACGGTCACCCGTGCCACAACGAGGAGGCCTATTGTTACAATGGTGTTTGCCAGTACTATGATGCACAATGTCAGGATATCTTTGGCTCAA AAGCGAAAGCTGCCCCCAACATTTGTTTTGCTGAAGTGAATTCCAAGGGTGACAGGTTTGGCAACTGTGGTTTCCATGGCCATGACTACAAGAAATGTTCCAGCTG GAATGCCATGTGTGGGAAGCTGCaatgtgaaaatgtgaaaacAATGCCTGTTTTTGGAATTAAACCTGCCATTATCCAGACTCCTATTAGAGGCACTACGTGCTGGGGTGTGGATTTCCAGCTAGGCTCTGATGTTCCTGATCCAGGAATGGTGAATGAAGGCACCAAATGTGATACTGGAAAG ATCTGCAGGCACTTCCAGTGTGTGAGTGCCTCTGTTCTGAACTATGACTGTGATGTAGAAAGAAAATGTCATGGACATGGG GTGTGCAATAACAACAGGAACTGTCACTGTGAAGCAGGCTGGGCCCCTCCTTACTGTGATACAAAAGGCTATGGAGGAAGTCTTGACAGTGGACCTCCTTATAATG ACAAAGACACTTCACTGAGAAATGGGCTGCTGGTATTCTTTTTCCTGATCCTCCCACTCCTTGTAGCTGCTGCTCTGGCATTTGCAAAGAGGGACAAGCTGAAGCGATGGTTTAGAAGATTGATGTCACGCTGTCATTC GTCCTTTCAGTCACCACCTCCTAGAGCAGAAGCTGAACCCAGAGACTACCAACCCAGGGGCTTTTCACATGGCATGCCTTATGGTTCAAGAAGTGTACCCATG GACATGGAACCCAATGCATTTCCTGTGCCATCCTACCCAGTTAACCAGCATCCTCAGCAGGCTTACCACCAGTCTTACTACCCATCTCCACACTACCAGGCACCACAGCCACAGAAGCTGCCTGCAAG GCCGCCTCCTCCGCAACAGAAATGTGTACCTCAGGGACCTCCTCCATCACAGCAAAAATGTTTACCTCAGGGACAGTATTTTCCTTCTCGACCTGCACCTTTGCCTCCCAAATAG